DNA sequence from the Sphingobacteriales bacterium genome:
ACTGGCAGGCTAATCCGGATGTGCCGCCCGTTAAGCACTATGCTGAACAGGACTTTAAAATGATGGCAGAGTATGGATTTAACTGCGTCAGACTATTATTTCACTGGAGCAGACTGGAACCCGAAAGAGGGAAGTACAATCAGGCGTATATCAATGAAATAAATACGGCAATAGAAGATGCCGCGAAATATAATATTTATGTTTTGCTGGACATGCATCAAGATGCCTGGGGCAAGTACATAGCGACACCTCCGATGGAACAGTGTTCTTACCCCAATAATGGCTGGGACGGCGCACCTGAGTGGGCAACCATTACGGATGGTGCTTCCACCTGTAAGGGAGATGGCAGCGGCGTTGGTGGCAGGGAAACCGCCCCGGCGGTATTTCATTCGTTTCAGAATTTTTTCGACAATAAGGACGGCATTCAGGACGCCTGCATCAAGGCCTGGACGGAGTTGGTAAAACAAACGGCTAAATATTCCAACGTAGTGGGATATGATTTACTGAACGAACCCAATTTAGGCTATAAGCCTATTCTGGAAGAGGCGGGGAAGCTGGGGAATTTCTACGGAAAAACAATCACCGCCATCCGTTCTGCTGAAAGGAGTGCAGGAGCGGATCAGCACATCATCTTTTTTGAAATGAGCGTTGCCTGGAATGGACAAGGTATCCCGTTTATTTCCCTGCCGAATTTTACGTCAGATAAGAATATAATCTTTGCACCGCATACATACTTTGAAGCGATAACCTATCTGCTTACAATAGAACAGGGCTATGATTTACTGACAACCCTGAGTAATCTCTACCAAACGGGAACATTCATCGGTGAGTACGGTTTTTTTGATAATGACATTAATGTGTCGGTAGCGAAACTGAAACGGTTTGCCATCAGGGAAGATAATAATTTCGGGGGTTCAACATACTGGCAATGGTGTCAGACAACCGGAGATCCTCATTCCATCAGCTGGGATGGAACAAGGTATGAAAACCTGAGCATGGCGCTGATAGAAACAGACAAGCAGGGCAATTACACAGGCAGGAAAAATAGCCCTATGCTGCAGGTCTTAAGTCGTCCTTATCCAAGGGCCATACACGGTAACCCTGCAAAATTGAGGTCTGATTCAGGGAATGGTACAATGTACCTGGAAGCCGAAACGCGGACAGAAGGCATTACCTCCCTTTGGATAAATAACCTGTTTGGAACACCAAAATTTGTGTTAAATAATGGTATATTGCAGCAATTAAAACCAATGAATGGTGGTTATATCGCTGAATTTAAGGTGCATGATACCTATTCTATCGAATTGCGCTATTGACCTGTTTTATTTTCATTCTAAATTTCTTTCAATGTGAAAATTAACATCTCCATTATTAAAGGTATCCTGAAATCTCTATTAAACAACAACATAGATATCCAAAAATATTCGTTTCTGGATACGGATGATCTGTTTGCACCCAAAAAAAACAACGAACAGTTGATTGACGGGCATATGCTGCTGCAGTTAATCACTGATATCAGAAGCGAATACGATTCACTGGAGGAATATTATCCTCTTTTTAAAGATATGCATGTGTTGGACATGGGTCTGCTGGGTCATTATCTTTTGTCCTGCAAGAACATATTTACCTCTTATGAGAAACTGATAGAGTATCAGTTGTTGTTTTCCAATTTTGTGGAGTTTAAATATAAAAGGGCAGATCAGGATATTTTGTGGAGTGTACAGATGCCGTATCAAATTTACAGGGAGAAATACGATATGGAGAGCTTGTCAGATTTTGAATTGTTCTTCCGTTTTAAGATTGTAGAGACCTTGTCCACCACCAAGGTGCTCCCTAAAAAGATTGAATTGTTCTACAATAAGAACAATTCAAAGGAACGCATTGATTTTTTTAGCGATACCTTCGGCTGTGAGGTTGTCTATACAAAGAGCCACAATATATTGCATTACGGAATATCAGACCTGAATCAGGATATACATTATCAGAATTACAATCTATATGTCAACCTGAAACCCCTGATGAATAAGAGCATGAAAGAGTTGTACAGTGAGAAAACCTATAAGAACACAATTAAGTCCATTCTGTTAAATAACGTCGATCTGTTTCCGCTTTCGATTCTTTTCGTAGCGAATAAGATGCATATGTCAACTCGTAAGCTGCAAACCATCTTAAACAGGGAAGAGACCAGTTTCTCCCAGATTGTAAATGAAGTGAAAGTGATTCTGGGTATTGAATATCTGAAGAGCGGCAAAAACATTAAAGAGATATCGGCAAGACTGGGTTATAAGGAACAAGGCTCCTTTACGAGACAGTTTAAACAGGTGACCAATATCAATCCGGTTGACTTTATGGGTTTAACCGCTGAGGAAAAATCCAGGTTGATTTCGAAGCTTTCCGCTTAAAAAGTGCAGAAAAATCTGCAGAAATCTTATCTTTTCTGATAATAGACGGTTCGTCACCCGATATTATTTCTTCACCGCCATTGTTTTCAGCAGATGTCTGTTGTGGGTGTTCATGGTGAACCATGCAATGAAATAGACCGTGATGATAAAGGAAGTAAACAACACGATATAAAACCAATTGTTGTAGTTGATATAGTAAAGTGAATTTAATCCGATAATTGCAAGCAGCAGCCGGAAGTATTCCGCATACTTCACCCATTGTTTTCGCTCCAACATGGCACTGCAGATGATGGTTGAAAGCATCAGTACAGCAAACGACAATACCCGAAAGAAAGCGGATAATTTTTCGAAGTGATATAAATATGCAGATAAGCCGATAATGATAAATGCAAACTGCACCAGAATGTAAATATTCAATCCTCTGCTTGCAGCCTGTACATCGTATTTGGGTTGTGATGTATCCGGTTCTGATACTGTCATCTGACCTCCTAGATAATCAGGTCTCCAGCCCGGCCGTGCGAAAATCAGTTTCAGTTTGTCTTTCATTCCTTTAAATTGTTTGCCCGACTGATACATTTCTACGTAGTAATGTACATTCGCCCAGGCCGGATTCCAGCTGTTCAGAGGTTTGGTAATACCATAGGTAGGTTCTTCTTCCTCTTCCTGAAACGTGCCAAACAGTTTATCCCAGATGATGAACATGCCGGCGTGATTCTTGTCGATGTATTTTGGATTGACACCATGGTGTACACGGTGATGTGCCGGTGAATTGAATACTGCTTCAAACCATTTCGGCATTCGCTTCACGGCTTTCGTGTGTATCCAGAACTGATAGAAAGAATTAAGGCTGGCCACAATGCCCAGTGTCAGGATATCCACTCCTAAAAAGGCAATCGGTAAAAAGAAAATAAAGGCCAGTAGGCTGTGTATCCACGATTGACGCAATGCAACAGTAAGGTTATATTCTTCGCTTTGATGATGCACGATATGTGCGCCCCAGAAAAGATTGATTTCATGCCCGAACCGATGCGCCCAGTAAAAACAAAGATCAAACAATACAAAAACAATGGCATAAGCCCAGAATCCCGAAAGATGCACCAGTGCAAAGTGTTCCTTTATCCAAACGTATGCACCGAGCATCAGTCCGGTTGTCAATAATTTAAACAACAAGTGGCTAACACCCACATTCAGGTTGGATAGTGCATCATTCAGCCGGTAATACTCCGGATGTGCTTTTCTGGTCGCAAAATATTCTACCAGAATCAAGAGTAAGAAGACAGGAATGGCTATTACCGTACTCAGGTGTTCCATATTTAATTTCTTATTTGATTTAAATTTAACTTAAGTTTGGTTGTTAAACAACGGAGATACCCTATTTTAACAATAGTTTATACAACCTATGGGCATACTGCAGAAAATAACAGACCTTATTAAGGCATACATTATCGCGAGGGCGTCAAAAGGTAAAATGATTGATATTGTGGAAGTGCGGACTAAAGAGATTGGGCTGACCAAGGTGGTTACCGAAACGGACATCCGTATACAAAATTCCTTTTTTTTACCCATTACGATTGTTTCCATTCAGACAGATTTACTGAATCGAGATGGATTAAAAGTAGGAAGGATGAGTTATACCCGTCCGAAAAAAATAAAAGGCAACAGTCATGAACTGCTGACCACAACATCGGAAATCAGCATCATCACTTCTATCTTTCAGGCTATTTCGCGCCTGCTGTCGCAGAAT
Encoded proteins:
- a CDS encoding cellulase family glycosylhydrolase is translated as MYHLRLSLISLISLTLFQIGCKKDTLKNESNELLHAERGNRKGIFDQKGRYVILRGVNYNCLGDYWQANPDVPPVKHYAEQDFKMMAEYGFNCVRLLFHWSRLEPERGKYNQAYINEINTAIEDAAKYNIYVLLDMHQDAWGKYIATPPMEQCSYPNNGWDGAPEWATITDGASTCKGDGSGVGGRETAPAVFHSFQNFFDNKDGIQDACIKAWTELVKQTAKYSNVVGYDLLNEPNLGYKPILEEAGKLGNFYGKTITAIRSAERSAGADQHIIFFEMSVAWNGQGIPFISLPNFTSDKNIIFAPHTYFEAITYLLTIEQGYDLLTTLSNLYQTGTFIGEYGFFDNDINVSVAKLKRFAIREDNNFGGSTYWQWCQTTGDPHSISWDGTRYENLSMALIETDKQGNYTGRKNSPMLQVLSRPYPRAIHGNPAKLRSDSGNGTMYLEAETRTEGITSLWINNLFGTPKFVLNNGILQQLKPMNGGYIAEFKVHDTYSIELRY
- a CDS encoding helix-turn-helix transcriptional regulator, with amino-acid sequence MKINISIIKGILKSLLNNNIDIQKYSFLDTDDLFAPKKNNEQLIDGHMLLQLITDIRSEYDSLEEYYPLFKDMHVLDMGLLGHYLLSCKNIFTSYEKLIEYQLLFSNFVEFKYKRADQDILWSVQMPYQIYREKYDMESLSDFELFFRFKIVETLSTTKVLPKKIELFYNKNNSKERIDFFSDTFGCEVVYTKSHNILHYGISDLNQDIHYQNYNLYVNLKPLMNKSMKELYSEKTYKNTIKSILLNNVDLFPLSILFVANKMHMSTRKLQTILNREETSFSQIVNEVKVILGIEYLKSGKNIKEISARLGYKEQGSFTRQFKQVTNINPVDFMGLTAEEKSRLISKLSA
- a CDS encoding sterol desaturase family protein, which translates into the protein MEHLSTVIAIPVFLLLILVEYFATRKAHPEYYRLNDALSNLNVGVSHLLFKLLTTGLMLGAYVWIKEHFALVHLSGFWAYAIVFVLFDLCFYWAHRFGHEINLFWGAHIVHHQSEEYNLTVALRQSWIHSLLAFIFFLPIAFLGVDILTLGIVASLNSFYQFWIHTKAVKRMPKWFEAVFNSPAHHRVHHGVNPKYIDKNHAGMFIIWDKLFGTFQEEEEEPTYGITKPLNSWNPAWANVHYYVEMYQSGKQFKGMKDKLKLIFARPGWRPDYLGGQMTVSEPDTSQPKYDVQAASRGLNIYILVQFAFIIIGLSAYLYHFEKLSAFFRVLSFAVLMLSTIICSAMLERKQWVKYAEYFRLLLAIIGLNSLYYINYNNWFYIVLFTSFIITVYFIAWFTMNTHNRHLLKTMAVKK